In the genome of Dermacentor andersoni chromosome 3, qqDerAnde1_hic_scaffold, whole genome shotgun sequence, one region contains:
- the LOC126524510 gene encoding monocarboxylate transporter 12-like, which translates to MYVGSVTMWMGLITSSFSPSISWMTATLGILFGFGSGIVFMMLFVFINQYFDKYKGLALGIMYTGSTSSAFVFPKLLLFLKETYNFRSSVMIFGAIVMHVTAISLVLKEPLWIRQKKHQEKIAAQKAKTPIFTIESGDMKIIAEKPLTDKPVTDPRSLRYGLTVLKCPMFYVIMVTYIIYNYNFDVFMTTVPDFAVDRGTSVAAAVGLVPLFSITDTVGRLGLPVLADRGYLRRSTLVMVNYLLMGLCLVALPWSTSYASMLVICLCVATFVGCGMTMYPAIMAEYVGLDRLPISYGIVGTVAGPLFLLKPFLIGYFRDNIGAYDSLYTLLASALVALALIWLVVVCAENKRKGIWRLDHKGTVDDSLAAGATRCQYKGEFKKSASTNRAEMPTEYVT; encoded by the exons ATGTACGTGGGCAGTGTTACGATGTGGATGGGCCTAATCACGAGCAGCTTTTCACCGAGCATATCGTGGATGACAGCGACTCTTGGTATCTTGTTCG GTTTCGGCTCAGGAATTGTTTTCATGATGCTGTTCGTCTTCATCAACCAGTACTTTGACAAGTATAAGGGCCTCGCCCTTGGGATCATGTACACCGGTTCTACAAGCTCGGCTTTCGTGTTTCCGAAGCTTCTCCTGTTCCTCAAGGAAACCTACAACTTCCGCAGCAGCGTAATGATCTTCGGTGCCATTGTCATGCACGTAACGGCGATCAGCCTCGTCCTGAAAGAACCTCTTTGGATTCGGCAAAAGAAGCACCAAGAGAAAATAGCAGCCCAGAAGGCTAAGACACCAATTTTCACCATCGAGAGTGGAGATATGAAAATTATCGCCGAAAAGCCCTTAACCGATAAGCCAGTTACCGACCCGAGGAGCTTGCGCTATGGCCTCACCGTCTTGAAATGTCCCATGTTCTATGTAATAATGGTTACGTACATCATCTACAACTACAACTTTGATGTCTTCATGACAACTGTGCCAGACTTTGCCGTCGATCGAGGAACATCTGTGGCGGCAGCCGTCGGCTTGGTTCCTCTCTTTTCAATCACGGACACCGTCGGGCGACTTGGACTGCCTGTGCTGGCGGATCGCGGTTACCTGAGGCGCAGCACTCTCGTCATGGTTAACTATCTGCTCATGGGGCTGTGCTTGGTCGCCCTCCCGTGGTCTACCTCCTATGCGTCGATGCTAGTCATCTGCCTGTGCGTGGCCACTTTCGTCGGTTGTGGAATGACCATGTATCCTGCGATTATGGCCGAGTACGTGGGCTTAGACAGGCTGCCCATCAGCTACGGAATTGTGGGAACGGTCGCTGGTCCTTTGTTTCTGCTGAAACCATTTCTCATAG GTTACTTCAGAGACAACATCGGTGCCTACGACAGCTTGTACACACTTCTGGCGTCTGCACTCGTCGCCCTGGCGCTCATTTGGCTCGTGGTGGTCTGCGCTGAAAACAAGAGAAAAGGGATCTGGAGGTTGGACCACAAGGGCACCGTGGACGACTCGCTTGCCGCGGGTGCTACTCGCTGCCAGTATAAGGGGGAGTTCAAGAAATCTGCGTCTACCAACAGGGCAGAGATGCCGACCGAATATGTAACGTGA